One Triticum dicoccoides isolate Atlit2015 ecotype Zavitan chromosome 3B, WEW_v2.0, whole genome shotgun sequence genomic window, AGGTAGCTAGCACTTCCATCCAACAAAGAAACGCCGAGGTAGCTCGCGTTTCGGACCAGGTGAGAAACGCCATAGGCCTTGGCATTTCTTCGCTAGCACCCAACCCACTCGCTGCCTCGTCAGGATCTTCCTCCTCAGCTGCCAGAGACGTCGGGCCAGAAACGCCAAGGCTAGCGGCGTTTCCGGCCTTCTTAAAAACGCCAAGGCAAGACACTACTCGGTAATCAGGGCCGCAACGCCAAGACGTATGGCGTTTGTTTCTTGGTCAGAAACGCCAACGCCTATGGCGTTTCTTACATGGTCCGAAACGCGAGCTACCTCGGCGTTTCTTTATTGGACAGAAGCGCTAGCTACCTCGGCGTTGCTATGTTGGGTAGAAACGCCGCGGGCTATGGCGTTGCTAAAAAAGGTCAGATCGCGAAATACTTTCATGTCGAGTTCATTTTGTGACGAAGTTTACTGAAAGGGTCGTAATAGTGAAAAAGGCCCCCGACCGCCGGGGCTTATCCGCTCTCGGACCGTGCCTGCTTCGCTCCTCCTCAGCTCAGCTCAGCTCGCTCCCCCAAACTGCTACGCCATGGAGGCGGTCGCCGCCCTCGACGCCCGCGCCCTCTTCTCCCCTCCCACcgccctcccctcctccccctcctcccgcctccgcctcgccgcccgtCCGCGCGCGCTCGCTGCCTCCCCCGCCTTCGTCGCCGCCACCCCCAAGCAGCGCTTCCTGATCCCCCACCCGGACCCCGCCGGTGGCCGCGGCACCAGGGATGTCGTCGCGATGGTACGAGGAGCTGCACTTCATCGCTGCTTCCTGGCTGAATCTGCACCATGGCTCATCCAGCTGGGTAAAGTGATTGCCGTCTTCTTGCTTGGCAGGTTATCCCGTTCCTGAGGGGAACAGCGTTTGAGCAGCCGCCGCCAGATTTGGCCTCGTTCCTTTACAAGAACAGGATCGTGTACCTGGGGATGTGCCTCGTGCCGTCGGTGACGGAGCTCATGCTAGCCGAGTTCCTCTACCTTCAGTACGAGGACGCGGAGAAACCCATCTACATGTACATCAACTCCACCGGCACTACCAAGGTCGGCGCTTCTGCTCCACCTATTGCTACATATGATTGTTGCTACAGAAATGAGCGTGTCTCCGAAACCTCCTTCTAGCCTTGATAGTTAATGCTTAGGTATGAAATGCACCTCAATTGAGGGTAGCCTGTGGAGTATGTGGATCTTTAATACCCGATTAGCATAATATGTTAGCCCGTTCAACTTATTTTACTAGTCGCTGGATGATTCAGGTAGCATGCAGTTATGCATATTTTGTTGAAAATGATCATAGAGAGGTCAGACTTCGGAAGTTATAATGATCTAGAAAATGAAAATTTGCTTATATCTTCCACCTACAGTTTGTTAAGTTCTATTTTTTCTTGCAGCACATTATCTATAACAACTCAATAATCTCCAATGTACTACCAGAATTTTGTTCTATTTTAGGTCTTCAGATTGCACTAATACATTTATCTCCTTATTTAGAATGGCGAGAAATTGGGTTACGAGACGGAAGCTTTTGCTGTATATGATGCTATGAGGTTAATTCCTGCCTACGTTCTTCCCCATGCTCACCTCTTTTTACGCATGTACTCCCTTTGTTCCGAAATAAGTGTTGTGGTTTTCGTCTGAACTAAAactacgacacttattttggatcggagagaGTACCTTTTTCTGTAACTAATTCCTCTAGATTACATCCCTCTTGTTGTTGCTTTGTGCTTTTTTAACCGATCATGacttctatactactccctccgtcccataatgtaagacgttttttgccaCTAGTGTAGtggcaaaaaacgtcttacattatgggacggagggagctgcTAGGTCTTTCTTCATATGAAATGTGCAAATGTTGTTTTTGACAAGCTGAAGGTATGAATACTGCAGGACCTCATTAATTGCATTTTGTTGGTAAAATTTGGAACCATCGCCCTTTAGGTTACATATAGAATTATCGATAGTCACAAATATGAACTTACTGTTACTGTAGATGAAGTTTAGAGCGATTTTGCCTTTGCCTTCATAATCATTAGTCAGGTGGACTATTTCTACGCTGTGTCGTGCAATAAATGATATCAGATGTGAACACATGCAGATTTTTTGTATTCAAACCTTCATCAAACAACAATAATATTTCTCCAACTTGTCCCCTTTTTTCGAGCCAGTGGGGGAACGACAACTGCGTCTGGCTCGGCTTACTCACAAATGTTCTTTACTATTCATGAGGAGCATTTTGTAGGAGTGTTAAAACATAGTGTAGAAGAGCGTTATGATTATTTCCCACATAGTTTACCCTCATCTTCGTAACTTCCATATTTCTGCCCATGTTCTCCGCAGGGTTGTTCGATGTGGAAGACTGGTTGTCACTGGTGTCTGGTGGAACAAGCCCCAAATAATCTGACCTTGACCCCTAGTGTGCAAGAGCCTAGAGTTGACATAGAAGAGAGGATAAAACGACGCACTTGATGCTCCCTCCTGACTAGCGCATGATCACACTATCTCTCCCCTAAGACCTTAACCGAGTCACAACCCCCAACTCCTTATTTCTAACTCATCAATTGCACCCAATTCACCTCTGATCAACTTGAACTGTGTTATGGACTGACACTatcttttttttttttggaaaagggtaATTGTTTGGGACAAATACTATCTTTTTTGGATCAAATACTAGGTCACTTCTCCCATTCTGCGTGATTATTAATATAGGGTAATTGTTTGGGACAAACTGTGCATACATATTCAGCCATTGTTATGATCCGTGGCTCTGTGCATGCCAAAGCTATGCCAGCACTCCCTTGCTTCACAAATATATAATGATTTGGACACACGACAGCCTCCAAGACGCATCCTTGGCGACTGATTTATATGGAAATGTTTCTAGACGGCTATAAGAATATTATCACAGGCACATTCGCCTTAGCCTCCCGCTAGGGCGACTCAGGTGGCGCCAAAAAAACTAGCCGCCGCCAGCCCgcactccctcctcccctccccccgccgccgccgggggACGCCGCCGGTCTAAGCCCGggggccgacggcggtggcggaggacATCACCTCTCTCCCGCGTCTCTGGGGTTGTGCGGAGCCCCGATTCGTATGGAGGCGTGCCCGATCCGATCTACGGCGCGGGCAACGGGCGTGGCGGCGGCGCGCCATCTGCCTTTGgattggcggcggcggcagcgtggagggcctggtggtggcgtcggcggcaccTCCGGTCAGATCTGTTCTGgccggtgcagccggcggtggtggtcatctcttccgcCAGAGGTGATCGGCCCGCGGCTGGGTGGTTGGATCTCCAAATTCGTCATCTAGTCCCGACTACGAGTCAGGGAgacagttgccggtgaaaaccgagccgttgGCGGGCGATGGCGACGTTTTGCGCCGTTACCTCGATGAAGTCAGCGTTGTGTAACTGTTGTCGACCCACTTGTGctgcttcgggggaaaccctaggatctggtcttccagatcggacgatggagGTACTATGGtgccgtttctctcttgggagcatcgtttgtggagcagcgctggaagacagggacaggaggtggagcggcttcctcTTGCACGAAGCTTCGGTGgagctgtcaagtcatgcctggccgacaggtgctacTCTGAGTCATGCCTGcttggcaggtgctacgcacgacaggtcTTTCAGAGTCTTCGTGTCTGGACGGACGAGCGCAGGGCGGTGGCGccattgggcgccgtggtggcgtcaacGGATGTCCGGATTGGCAAGGATGATGCGGATCTCTCCTGAAGATGGATCAGTGGTCCGATGATGATGGCGGCTCctaaaacgtgtgcatgtggtgTGCGCTTTAGGTAGGCTGCACCGGATGTTGGCCCCGAtacgttatgtggatggatcggcgacgacaccggttttagatatggggagtgagagcactccacattatcgAGTGTGCAGGTGTGAGTGGTGGCTTCGGGTGGATTGATGTATGTTCTTGTGAGTCCTTTgtggaataattaataaagatggctgcatgcatcgattgatgcagaggccgggggtttaaCCTCCTTCTCTAAAAAATAAAAAACGTTTAATATGGTTATTTTTTGTGTGGGAGATTCAATATGGTGAATATACTGTTACTATTTTCATATCGACAATCTCAATAATTTACATATTTTGTTCTTCAAAGTTAGGAAAGTTGCGTTGGCGCATCGGTGaagctgttgccttgtgaccatgaaaACAGCCTTtgtagaaatgtagggaaaggctgcgtacaaaagacccaaagtggtcggacccttccccagaccctgcgcaagcgggagctacgtgcACTGGGTTGCCCCAAGTTAGGAAAAGTTTGACTGCATGCTCTCTAAGGTTACATAGTAGAATAGTCCAATTAGTGTGTTTTCCATCAATTGGTAGGGCCTTTTTGATCTGTAGAATTCCATAGACGCAGGAGTAGGAAAACCATATGATTGCAATTGAATGCATCTTGCTTAAGTTTTTGTTTTGACCGGGCATCTTGCCTATTTGTCATAGGATTCAAGATGTATGAGTCAACACAAATTTTCCTATGAAATAGAGTGGAGAAAGCCCATCGAGAAATTCATATGGATTACAATCCTACAAATCAACAAACATAGGAAAATTTCTTAAGGATTAAGATCCTCTAAAATTTCTATGGAAGTTCTTTGGATCAAAAGGTCTTTAGCGTGCAAGGTTTTACTAGCTGTACTATTCTATTGCTAACTTTTTTTTAAGACTTCCATTATTTTAAGAGCCATTGTCAATGCCTTGTTCCCTCATCCAAAAAGATATTCTCAGTTCTTAATCATGTCTAAAGATATGCATGTATCCTAGCAATTCCAGCAATACTTCTGCAATGCCGTCTTATATGTATTCACCAAATGCAGGTATGTCAAAATTCCAATTTTCACACTCTGTATTGGCAATGCATGGGGAGAAGCTGCTTTACTCTTGGCTGCTGGTGCTAAAGGTAACCGTGCCGCACTTCCATCATCGACGATAATGATGAAGCAGGTTATTTCTCTTCCTTTTGTTGATAGAGATAACATATAATTTCTATCTTAGATGGTTATACTGCACACGAGTAGTTAGATGATGACGGCAGAATATCGTATTATATCCTTTTTTGATTGTGGTACGTCCATGCACACAGGGTATGGATATTGCCATTCTCTGCCGTGTTGGAATTCACATGCCCCTTCATCGGATTCCAATGCATTTTCTTGGCAATGTTGGCCAAAGCATGTCCGACCAAATTTTTCGATAGCTCTTCTGAAAAAAATTGATAGCTAAAATATTGGCTTAGTTTGCTTGGGCACCAAAAAACACGCCGATACTTCTTTTGTTAACACACTTAGCTGTGTACAAGATCCTTATTCTTGTTTATAAATATGAGGCCAGATTATCTTACTCTTCTGACCTGCAATGTGCAGCCAATTGGTCGATTTCAAGGTCAGGCAACAGATGTTGACATAGCGAGAAAGGAAATACGAAATGTGAAGATAGAAATGGTACTTTTCACTCCTTTCGCAAAGAAAGAGCTGATAACCTCAGTTTTGAAGTCAAACTAATTCAGCATTATTTACCGTTAACATGTTCATATTATTCTAGTTACCACGGACTCATACCAACTTGTGCAATTCTAGACTCCTATTTTCTTCAATTCTTTGTTTTTTGATAATCAATAGCAGCGGCAGTAAGGATTTTGTTTTACAACATCCGCTCTATTATTTAGAAATAATAGAGCTTGCCACAGTCACAACACATGAAGTATACACTAGTTCCCTGTGTAGCATTCCTTATATCAATCTCATTCATAGTTCCTGGCTTGAATGAGCTCTCAGGAAAACACAATTAAATATTTGATAATCTTTCATTAGCACTACAACCTGCATATTTTAGAAAAATCTCTAGGGTGTCCACATGCTATGGAAATATAGGCTCATGACTTCGGGGAGAGGACAATGGTTGCTGTCGTAGGGGATCCCTGTTTGTCTAGAGGGCCCTGGATCCTGAAAAATAAGCATTTTTCTAGGAATAGAAGAAAATCAGGCATATTGTCCATACAGGGATGTAGAAATATCAGTTTATGGTTATATTTTTGCTTCCTGTCCTGGGAAATGATAGTGACATCTCAATATTTAGTCATTCCAACAGCGATCCATGTAAAAAAAAGCATGGTCACATGCAAATTTACTGGAAAATACCTGATGTTGGCAacaatttactccctccgttcctaaatatatgtctttttagagatttcagtatggactacatacggagcaaaatgagtgaatctacactctaaaatatgtctatacatctgtatgtagtccctattgaaaactctaaaaggtcttatatttagaaacggaggga contains:
- the LOC119275844 gene encoding ATP-dependent Clp protease proteolytic subunit-related protein 4, chloroplastic-like, whose amino-acid sequence is MEAVAALDARALFSPPTALPSSPSSRLRLAARPRALAASPAFVAATPKQRFLIPHPDPAGGRGTRDVVAMVIPFLRGTAFEQPPPDLASFLYKNRIVYLGMCLVPSVTELMLAEFLYLQYEDAEKPIYMYINSTGTTKNGEKLGYETEAFAVYDAMRYVKIPIFTLCIGNAWGEAALLLAAGAKGNRAALPSSTIMMKQPIGRFQGQATDVDIARKEIRNVKIEMVKLLSRHIGKPMEEIARDIRRPKYFSPSEAVDYGIIDKVLHNVKSQTDAGLVSEVKKELI